A DNA window from Actinomycetota bacterium contains the following coding sequences:
- a CDS encoding ABC transporter substrate-binding protein — translation MAVVVVMMFVAAACSAGTTATTATTAAPATTAAPATTAAPATTATTAVTATTAAPPAEGVAYKIGFVASATGPGSSLGMPETNTAHMLAQQWADGITGPDGVHHALDVIILDSESNPDVGAAAVSRLITEKDVDVLVAGTLSGNALAMAPLAEEAEVPMISMGSARSIIETDGVTRPWIFKTPQENGHSARWQATYLKSQGITSVCYLYENSGFGQDTLNNAKKFFPEAGIKIVFSDTFERSDTEFPQMQGVQSSGCQAVVVGAIPPGASMVTVALRDFVPDLPVIQGHGVCNATFISLAPKATEGVVLPCGRLMVADGLPDNDPQKPVLMKYIADYTAFTGGDPVSTFGGHAWDALQWAYMGLSSLNEGPDLKDRRAGIREYIETNIKDWPGTGGVFNVTADDHLGLKYTGLTFVRVEGGKFVNFPPKDW, via the coding sequence TTGGCCGTAGTGGTCGTGATGATGTTCGTTGCCGCGGCGTGTAGCGCCGGCACCACCGCAACGACTGCCACGACCGCGGCACCCGCCACGACCGCGGCGCCTGCCACGACGGCGGCACCTGCCACGACCGCAACGACCGCGGTGACGGCGACGACCGCGGCGCCACCCGCCGAGGGGGTCGCCTACAAGATCGGCTTCGTGGCCTCGGCCACCGGCCCGGGTTCCAGCCTCGGTATGCCCGAGACGAACACGGCTCACATGCTCGCTCAGCAGTGGGCCGACGGCATCACGGGCCCCGACGGGGTACACCACGCCCTGGACGTCATCATCCTCGATTCGGAGTCGAACCCCGACGTCGGAGCGGCGGCGGTGAGCCGCCTCATCACCGAGAAGGATGTCGACGTGCTGGTCGCCGGCACACTGAGCGGCAACGCTCTGGCGATGGCACCGCTGGCGGAGGAGGCCGAGGTCCCGATGATCTCCATGGGCTCCGCGCGCAGCATCATCGAGACCGACGGCGTGACCAGGCCCTGGATCTTCAAGACGCCGCAGGAGAACGGCCACAGCGCCCGCTGGCAGGCCACCTACCTCAAGTCGCAGGGCATCACCAGCGTGTGCTACCTGTACGAGAACAGTGGTTTTGGGCAGGACACCCTGAACAACGCCAAGAAGTTCTTCCCCGAGGCCGGCATCAAGATCGTCTTCAGCGACACGTTCGAGCGGTCCGATACCGAGTTCCCACAGATGCAGGGAGTCCAATCGTCCGGGTGTCAGGCCGTGGTGGTGGGAGCCATCCCGCCCGGTGCCTCGATGGTGACGGTGGCGTTGCGTGACTTCGTCCCCGACCTTCCGGTCATCCAGGGCCACGGCGTCTGCAATGCGACGTTCATCTCGCTGGCACCCAAAGCCACCGAGGGCGTCGTGCTGCCGTGTGGTCGCCTCATGGTGGCCGACGGCCTGCCGGACAACGACCCGCAGAAGCCGGTCCTGATGAAGTACATCGCCGACTACACGGCGTTCACCGGTGGAGACCCGGTAAGCACCTTCGGTGGACACGCCTGGGATGCCCTCCAGTGGGCCTACATGGGCCTGAGCAGTCTCAACGAGGGACCCGACTTGAAGGACAGGCGGGCCGGAATCCGTGAGTACATCGAAACCAACATCAAGGATTGGCCGGGCACCGGCGGTGTCTTCAACGTCACCGCAGATGACCACCTCGGCCTGAAGTACACCGGTCTCACCTTCGTCCGTGTCGAGGGAGGCAAGTTCGTCAACTTCCCGCCGAAAGATTGGTAG